Proteins encoded within one genomic window of Pongo abelii isolate AG06213 chromosome 18, NHGRI_mPonAbe1-v2.0_pri, whole genome shotgun sequence:
- the LOC134760447 gene encoding basic proline-rich protein-like, whose translation PPAPPPPPALPPPPPPPAPPPPPPLPPPPPAPAPPPPPPPPPPAPAPPAPPAPPPPPPAPPPAPAPPPPPPAPPPPPAPPPPPPAPPPPPAAPPAPPPPPPAPAPAPPPPAPPPPPAPPPPPPPPAPPPPPPPPPPAPPPPPPPPAPAPPPPPAPAPAPAPAPPPAPPPPPAPAPAPPAPPPPPPPAPPPAPPAPPAPPAPPPPPPPPPAPAPAPAPPPPPAPAPPPPPPAPAPPPPPPPAPAPAPAPPPAPPPPPAPAPAPPPPPPPAPPPAPPAPPAPPPPPPPPPPPAPPPAPPAPPPPAPPPPPPPPPPAPAPAPAPAPPPPPPPPAPAPPPPPPPAPAPPPAPAPAPAPPPPPPAPPPPPPPPPPPPPPAPPPPPPPAPPPAPPPPAPAPAPAPPPPPPPPPPPAPAPPPAPPAPPPPPPPPPPPAPPAPPPPPAPPPPPPAPPPPPAPPPPPAPPPPPAPAPPPAPPPPPPPPAPAPAPPPAPAPPPPPPAPPPPPAPPPPPPAPPPPPAPPPPPALPPL comes from the coding sequence ccaccagcaccaccaccaccaccagcactaccaccaccaccaccaccaccagcaccaccaccaccaccaccactaccaccaccaccaccagcaccagcaccaccaccaccaccaccaccaccaccaccagcaccagcaccaccagcaccaccagcaccaccaccaccaccaccagcaccaccaccagcaccagcaccaccaccaccaccaccagcaccaccaccaccaccagcaccaccaccaccaccaccagcaccaccaccaccaccagcagcaccaccagcaccaccaccaccaccaccagcaccagcaccagcaccaccaccaccagcaccaccaccaccaccagcaccaccaccaccaccaccaccaccagcaccaccaccaccaccaccaccaccaccaccagcaccaccaccaccaccaccaccaccagcaccagcaccaccaccaccaccagcaccagcaccagcaccagcaccagcaccaccaccagcaccaccaccaccaccagcaccagcaccagcaccaccagcaccaccaccaccaccaccaccagcaccaccaccagcaccaccagcaccaccagcaccaccagcaccaccaccaccaccaccaccaccaccagcaccagcaccagcaccagcaccaccaccaccaccagcaccagcaccaccaccaccaccaccagcaccagcaccaccaccaccaccaccaccagcaccagcaccagcaccagcaccaccaccagcaccaccaccaccaccagcaccagcaccagcaccaccaccaccaccaccaccagcaccaccaccagcaccaccagcaccaccagcaccaccaccaccaccaccaccaccaccaccaccagcaccaccaccagcaccaccagcaccaccaccaccagcaccaccaccaccaccaccaccaccaccaccagcaccagcaccagcaccagcaccagcaccaccaccaccaccaccaccaccagcaccagcaccaccaccaccaccaccaccagcaccagcaccaccaccagcaccagcaccagcaccagcaccaccaccaccaccaccagcaccaccaccaccaccaccaccaccaccaccaccaccaccaccagcaccaccaccaccaccaccaccagcaccaccaccagcaccaccaccaccagcaccagcaccagcaccagcaccaccaccaccaccaccaccaccaccaccaccagcaccagcaccaccaccagcaccaccagcaccaccaccaccaccaccaccaccaccaccaccagcaccaccagcaccaccaccaccaccagcaccaccaccaccaccaccagcaccaccaccaccaccagcaccaccaccaccaccagcaccaccaccaccaccagcaccagcaccaccaccagcaccaccaccaccaccaccaccaccagcaccagcaccagcaccaccaccagcaccagcaccaccaccaccaccaccagcaccaccaccaccaccagcaccaccaccaccaccaccagcaccaccaccaccaccagcaccaccaccaccaccagcactacCACCTCTGTAA